From Bacteroidales bacterium, one genomic window encodes:
- the dnaE gene encoding DNA polymerase III subunit alpha, giving the protein MQFVHLHLHSYYSILDGEGKIENYFKKAAADHQPAMALTDHGNMFGIKEFLKTAKKFKGVVKPIVGCEVYVNPEGRFVKRGKEDQGAYHLILLAKNLAGYYNLVKIVSIGWTEGFYYKPKVDREILEKYHENLIASSACLGGELPRLIAAGNMEEAEKSALWYKNLFGDDYYFEIQQHRTEVPGQSQEVFEKQKIVNAGLFKLSEKLGIKCIATNDCHFVNKEDGPAHDRLICINTNARVTDQDRMHYTQQEYMKTADEMAAMHISHPEVITNTLEVAAKVEEYDIDHDHILPIFKLPEGYSDSNDYLRDLVYNGAQTRYPNMLPKLKERIDFELQTIKGMGFPDYFLIVQDFINAARARGIWVGPGRGSAAGSVVAYCLGITKIDPIKYDLLFERFLNPDRISMPDIDIDFEEEKRGDVLSYVEGKYGKDHVSHVVTFGTMATKSAIKDIARIEDVPLAIANKIAGMVPSNFPDEQVKVKRPDGTEEIDAKKVSVNFDNCLRLVPEFKQEYEHPESKEVGETMKYARMLEGTVRNTGVHACAVIIGRDRLSEHIPISIAKDKDSGNDIWVSQYEGSDIEDVGMLKMDFLGLRTLSILKEAVANIKRSKKIDIDVDTLPLNDKATFKLFSHGDTIAVFQFESPGMQKWLRELKPNRFEDLIAMNALYRPGPMRYIPDFVERKIGRKKIEYEMPEMEDILSDTYGVTVYQEQVMLLSQRIASFSKGQADGLRKAMGKKKIEKMMEMEELFMKGGLANGYKEEQLKKIWSDWKEFAKYAFNKSHSTCYAWIAYQTAWLKAHYPAEFMAANMSKNLGDIGEISKLMDECKRMKIKVLGPDVNESGIDFTVNGDNEIRFGLAAIKGVGGAASEVIIKNAPYKSIFDFAEKAGNGNINRKTIESLAYAGAFDASFPDIRRDQYFSANSKGDIFLDALVRYSQVVNKKEDNGASLFGESDTGFVAQTPEVPAAAAEYNNLEFLEKEKEMVGMYISSHPLDMYKFEMDNFTSYNLVQAAALPQQVKSSPALADKDFYVGGIVSSLIKKVSQKSGKPFASMTLEDYAGTLNFAVFGKDYEAFLQYLNPGAALFIKCKLRKRYNSETDYEIRIQKITFLANLKEQFMRGITLYIPTEKLDKEFRTDLVKTIKENKGTTPMNIVITESENKITLNYASSKKVNVDRPLLNELDKMDIKYRAETQINM; this is encoded by the coding sequence ATGCAATTTGTTCATTTACATCTACACTCATACTATTCCATTCTTGATGGAGAGGGGAAGATAGAGAATTATTTTAAGAAAGCTGCTGCTGACCACCAGCCTGCCATGGCTTTGACAGACCACGGCAATATGTTTGGTATCAAGGAGTTTCTTAAGACTGCAAAAAAGTTCAAAGGAGTGGTTAAACCAATTGTGGGATGTGAAGTGTATGTAAATCCGGAGGGAAGATTTGTAAAAAGGGGGAAGGAAGACCAGGGTGCCTATCACTTGATTTTGCTTGCAAAAAATCTTGCGGGCTATTACAATCTTGTGAAGATAGTGTCTATTGGATGGACAGAGGGTTTTTATTATAAGCCAAAGGTAGACAGGGAGATACTGGAGAAATATCATGAGAATCTGATAGCATCTTCCGCCTGTCTTGGGGGTGAGCTGCCGCGTCTGATTGCTGCGGGGAATATGGAAGAGGCGGAAAAATCTGCCTTGTGGTATAAGAATCTTTTTGGTGATGATTATTATTTTGAGATTCAGCAGCATCGCACGGAAGTTCCCGGACAGAGCCAGGAAGTATTTGAAAAACAAAAGATTGTAAATGCCGGCTTATTTAAGCTGAGTGAAAAACTTGGGATAAAATGCATTGCCACAAATGACTGTCACTTTGTAAATAAAGAAGATGGTCCTGCTCACGACAGATTAATTTGTATCAATACAAACGCGCGCGTAACGGACCAGGACAGGATGCATTATACACAGCAGGAGTATATGAAGACCGCCGATGAGATGGCGGCTATGCATATTTCTCATCCTGAGGTTATTACAAACACATTGGAAGTTGCCGCAAAAGTGGAGGAGTATGATATTGACCATGACCATATCCTCCCTATTTTCAAGTTGCCTGAAGGATATTCAGATTCCAATGATTATTTGCGCGATTTGGTTTACAACGGCGCTCAGACAAGATATCCCAATATGCTTCCAAAGCTTAAAGAGAGGATTGACTTTGAGCTTCAGACAATTAAGGGAATGGGATTCCCTGATTATTTTTTGATAGTGCAGGATTTCATTAATGCTGCCAGAGCAAGAGGTATTTGGGTTGGTCCGGGCAGAGGTTCCGCAGCCGGCAGCGTTGTTGCGTATTGTCTGGGAATCACCAAGATAGACCCAATCAAGTATGATCTTCTGTTTGAGCGTTTTCTTAATCCCGACAGAATTTCAATGCCCGATATTGATATAGATTTTGAGGAGGAGAAGCGCGGAGATGTACTCTCTTACGTGGAGGGGAAATATGGCAAAGACCATGTGTCTCACGTGGTTACTTTTGGCACAATGGCAACTAAAAGTGCAATCAAGGATATTGCCAGAATAGAGGATGTTCCGCTTGCCATTGCAAATAAAATTGCAGGAATGGTTCCGTCAAATTTCCCAGATGAGCAGGTAAAAGTTAAGCGTCCGGACGGCACAGAAGAAATAGACGCAAAGAAAGTTTCTGTAAATTTTGATAACTGCCTGCGCCTTGTGCCGGAGTTCAAGCAGGAGTATGAACATCCTGAGTCTAAGGAGGTTGGAGAGACGATGAAGTATGCGCGCATGCTGGAAGGAACAGTAAGAAATACAGGTGTTCACGCTTGCGCTGTTATTATTGGTCGCGACAGATTAAGCGAGCACATTCCAATCAGCATTGCAAAAGATAAAGATTCCGGAAATGATATTTGGGTCTCTCAATATGAGGGTTCTGATATAGAGGATGTTGGAATGCTTAAGATGGATTTCCTTGGATTGAGGACTTTGTCAATTTTAAAAGAAGCTGTCGCGAATATAAAGAGGAGCAAAAAAATTGATATTGATGTTGATACGTTGCCGCTTAATGATAAGGCGACATTTAAGCTGTTCAGCCACGGAGATACAATTGCTGTTTTCCAATTTGAAAGCCCCGGAATGCAGAAGTGGCTTAGAGAGCTGAAACCCAATAGGTTTGAGGATTTGATTGCGATGAATGCACTGTATCGTCCAGGACCTATGCGGTATATTCCTGATTTTGTTGAAAGAAAAATAGGGCGTAAAAAAATTGAATATGAGATGCCGGAGATGGAGGACATCCTCTCAGACACATACGGCGTTACGGTATATCAGGAGCAGGTCATGCTTCTGAGCCAGAGAATTGCAAGCTTCTCCAAAGGACAGGCCGACGGATTGCGCAAGGCTATGGGAAAGAAGAAGATAGAGAAGATGATGGAGATGGAGGAGTTGTTCATGAAGGGTGGTCTTGCAAATGGTTACAAAGAGGAGCAGCTGAAAAAAATATGGAGCGACTGGAAAGAGTTTGCAAAGTATGCATTCAATAAATCTCACTCAACTTGTTATGCTTGGATAGCCTATCAAACCGCATGGCTTAAAGCACATTATCCCGCGGAGTTCATGGCCGCCAACATGAGCAAAAATCTTGGTGACATAGGGGAAATTTCCAAATTGATGGATGAGTGCAAGAGAATGAAAATCAAAGTTCTTGGTCCTGATGTTAATGAAAGCGGAATAGATTTTACCGTTAACGGAGATAATGAAATAAGATTTGGACTTGCCGCCATTAAAGGAGTTGGAGGCGCTGCTTCTGAGGTGATTATAAAAAACGCGCCGTACAAATCTATCTTTGATTTTGCGGAAAAAGCGGGCAACGGAAATATAAACAGAAAGACCATAGAATCTCTTGCTTATGCAGGAGCTTTTGATGCGTCGTTCCCGGATATACGTAGAGATCAGTATTTTTCAGCCAATTCAAAAGGGGACATTTTCTTAGATGCCCTTGTCAGATATTCTCAGGTAGTAAATAAAAAAGAGGATAACGGAGCCTCCTTGTTTGGAGAATCCGATACAGGTTTTGTTGCGCAAACTCCTGAAGTTCCTGCAGCTGCCGCAGAGTATAACAATCTGGAATTCTTGGAGAAAGAGAAGGAGATGGTTGGAATGTATATTTCTTCTCATCCTCTTGATATGTACAAGTTTGAGATGGACAATTTTACATCTTATAATCTTGTCCAGGCGGCGGCTCTGCCTCAGCAAGTTAAAAGCAGTCCCGCACTTGCGGATAAAGATTTTTACGTTGGCGGAATAGTTTCATCTCTTATAAAAAAGGTTTCACAGAAAAGCGGAAAGCCTTTTGCTTCAATGACTTTGGAAGATTATGCCGGGACCCTGAATTTTGCTGTTTTTGGGAAAGACTATGAAGCATTTCTGCAGTATCTTAATCCCGGGGCGGCTCTGTTCATCAAGTGCAAGCTGCGCAAAAGATACAATTCAGAAACGGACTATGAGATTAGGATTCAGAAGATTACATTTTTGGCTAATCTTAAGGAGCAGTTTATGCGCGGCATAACTTTGTATATCCCGACGGAGAAATTAGATAAAGAGTTCCGCACAGATTTGGTCAAGACAATAAAAGAAAACAAGGGAACCACTCCCATGAATATTGTCATAACTGAATCAGAAAATAAAATAACGCTTAACTACGCCTCTTCCAAAAAAGTTAACGTTGACAGACCGCTGCTTAATGAGCTTGACAAAATGGATATCAAGTATAGAGCAGAGACTCAGATAAATATGTAG
- a CDS encoding cyclodeaminase/cyclohydrolase family protein — translation MLVDLTVKQFLDKVSGNDPVPGGGSIAALNGSIAASLAAMVAGLTIGKKGYEDKAELMEKIQKVMLENKAAFIADVDKDSEAYDKVFGCFKMPKNTPEEKAARSAAIQEATKFAAEVPMSVARRAYEIMDMIAEVARKGNSNAVTDACVAMMAARSSVLGALLNVKINLGSLKDAEYVAKMKKESDELEKKACEKESDLLKEINQKL, via the coding sequence ATGTTAGTAGATTTAACTGTAAAACAATTTTTAGATAAAGTTTCCGGCAATGATCCTGTTCCCGGAGGTGGCAGCATTGCTGCTCTAAATGGCTCAATAGCAGCTTCATTGGCCGCAATGGTGGCAGGACTTACTATTGGCAAGAAGGGCTATGAAGATAAAGCTGAACTGATGGAGAAAATCCAGAAAGTGATGCTGGAAAACAAAGCCGCTTTTATTGCAGATGTGGATAAAGATTCAGAGGCTTACGATAAAGTTTTTGGATGTTTTAAGATGCCTAAAAATACTCCGGAAGAGAAGGCGGCAAGAAGCGCTGCAATTCAGGAGGCTACAAAATTTGCAGCGGAAGTTCCAATGTCCGTAGCAAGACGTGCGTATGAAATTATGGACATGATTGCAGAGGTTGCCCGCAAGGGAAACAGCAATGCCGTGACAGATGCGTGCGTTGCAATGATGGCTGCACGTTCTTCTGTATTAGGAGCTTTGCTGAATGTAAAAATTAATCTTGGTTCTCTTAAAGATGCGGAATATGTTGCAAAGATGAAGAAAGAATCAGATGAGCTGGAGAAAAAAGCTTGTGAAAAAGAGAGCGATTTGTTAAAGGAAATTAATCAGAAATTATAA
- a CDS encoding urocanate hydratase, whose amino-acid sequence MEFTLDNKLPEYPTFVEGIRRAPDRGYTLNPEQTKIALKNALRYIPKELHEKLAPEFMEELRTRGRIYGYRFRPQGDLKAKPIDEYKGKCIEGRAFQVMIDNNLCFDIALYPYELVTYGETGQVCQNWMQYRLIKKYLQELTQDQTLVLESGHPLGLFKSRPDAPRVIITNALMVGMFDNQEDWHTAMQLGVANYGQMTAGGWMYIGPQGIVHGTFNTLLNAGRLKLGIPQNGDLRGHLFVSSGLGGMSGAQSKAAEISGAAGIIAEVDMSRIETRHRQGWVNHITEDKAEAFKIAHDAMSRREPCSIAYHGNVVDLLEYAVEKREKIELLSDQTSCHAVYDGGYCPVQLTFAERTKMLHENPHKFRKLVDESLHRHFAAIKKLVAAGTYFFDYGNSFMKAVFDAGVTEIARDGDVKNGFIWPSYVEDIMGPQLFDYGYGPFRWVCLSGKHEDLVKTDHAAMDCIDVHRRGQDLDNYNWIRDAEKNNLVVGTQARILYQDASGRLKIALRFNEMVRNGEVGPIMLGRDHHDVSGTDSPFRETANIKDGSNIMADMAVQCFAGNCARGMSLVSLHNGGGVGIGKAINGGFGMVCDGSKRVDDILRSAMTWDVMSGVARRSWARNEHALETAEAFNKTNGDMYHITIPYVADDELINRVIKSKK is encoded by the coding sequence ATGGAATTTACACTTGATAATAAATTACCGGAGTACCCCACATTCGTAGAGGGAATCCGCAGAGCCCCGGACCGCGGTTACACGTTAAATCCGGAGCAGACTAAAATTGCTTTAAAGAACGCATTGCGCTATATACCAAAAGAATTACATGAGAAACTTGCTCCTGAATTTATGGAGGAGCTTCGCACTCGCGGCAGAATTTACGGTTATCGCTTTAGACCTCAAGGTGATTTGAAGGCGAAGCCGATTGATGAATATAAGGGAAAATGCATAGAGGGGAGAGCCTTTCAGGTGATGATTGATAATAATCTTTGCTTTGATATAGCTTTATATCCCTATGAATTAGTTACTTACGGAGAAACAGGGCAGGTGTGCCAAAACTGGATGCAGTACCGCCTGATTAAAAAATACCTTCAGGAGCTTACCCAGGACCAAACGCTTGTTTTGGAGTCCGGTCATCCTCTTGGACTTTTTAAATCTCGTCCGGATGCTCCCCGCGTTATAATAACCAATGCTTTGATGGTAGGAATGTTTGACAATCAGGAAGATTGGCATACCGCCATGCAGCTTGGCGTAGCAAATTACGGTCAGATGACCGCCGGCGGCTGGATGTACATAGGCCCGCAAGGTATTGTCCACGGGACATTTAACACTTTGCTGAATGCCGGAAGGTTAAAACTTGGCATTCCTCAGAACGGAGATTTGCGCGGTCATTTATTTGTCTCTTCCGGTTTGGGAGGAATGAGCGGCGCTCAATCAAAGGCGGCGGAAATATCCGGAGCTGCTGGAATTATTGCAGAAGTTGATATGTCCCGCATTGAGACCCGTCATCGTCAGGGATGGGTTAATCATATTACAGAAGATAAAGCTGAGGCGTTCAAAATTGCCCATGATGCAATGAGCCGTCGTGAGCCATGTTCAATTGCTTATCACGGCAATGTTGTTGATTTGCTGGAATATGCAGTAGAGAAGAGAGAGAAGATAGAATTGCTTTCTGACCAGACTTCCTGCCATGCAGTTTATGATGGCGGCTATTGTCCTGTGCAGCTGACTTTTGCAGAGCGCACAAAAATGCTGCATGAAAATCCTCACAAATTCCGCAAACTTGTAGATGAATCTTTGCACCGCCATTTTGCTGCAATTAAGAAACTTGTAGCGGCCGGCACATATTTCTTTGACTACGGCAATTCATTTATGAAGGCTGTTTTTGATGCAGGTGTTACTGAGATAGCTCGCGACGGGGATGTGAAAAACGGATTCATCTGGCCTAGTTATGTTGAGGATATCATGGGGCCGCAACTGTTTGATTATGGGTATGGTCCGTTCAGATGGGTTTGCCTTTCCGGCAAGCATGAAGACTTGGTCAAGACAGACCATGCCGCAATGGATTGCATAGATGTTCACCGCAGAGGACAAGATTTGGACAATTATAATTGGATTAGAGATGCGGAGAAAAATAATTTAGTTGTCGGGACGCAGGCTCGTATTCTTTACCAGGATGCATCCGGACGTTTGAAAATTGCTTTGCGCTTTAATGAAATGGTCCGCAACGGCGAGGTTGGCCCAATCATGTTAGGACGTGATCATCATGATGTTAGCGGAACAGATTCTCCTTTCAGAGAGACCGCGAATATTAAAGACGGAAGCAATATTATGGCCGATATGGCTGTTCAGTGTTTTGCAGGAAATTGTGCAAGAGGAATGAGTTTGGTATCTCTTCACAATGGCGGCGGAGTAGGAATAGGGAAGGCTATAAACGGCGGATTTGGAATGGTTTGCGACGGCAGCAAGAGAGTAGATGACATATTACGTTCCGCAATGACATGGGATGTAATGAGCGGAGTTGCAAGACGTTCTTGGGCACGCAATGAGCACGCTCTGGAAACCGCAGAGGCCTTTAACAAAACTAACGGGGACATGTATCATATTACAATCCCTTATGTAGCTGATGATGAATTAATTAATAGAGTTATTAAATCTAAGAAATAG
- the gpmI gene encoding 2,3-bisphosphoglycerate-independent phosphoglycerate mutase has product MNKKVLLMILDGWGIGAHDKTNAIYMAGQPNIDALRAKYPHSELQACGEDVGLPKGQMGNSEVGHLNIGGGRVVYQDLVKINKVCEAHKLLENKEVKGVYEYAQKGHALHLMGLVSTGGVHSSLEHLFAFLDTAKECGLQKVYVHCFMDGRDTDPHSGIEFINRLEEHMKKSCGQIASVVGRFYAMDRDKRWGRVKEAYDLLVSGKGAKFATAADGMNASYKADVTDEFVKPISVCGGESSANQLPDGTPQVATIQKDDAIIFFNFRNDRARELTYALTQKDMPEEGMHTIPLYYCCLTPYDDEFKGVHILFDKENVQNTLGEVVANAGKNQLRIAETEKYAHVTFFFSGGREEPFKNEDRILVPSPKVATYDLQPEMSAPIVAEKLIAAIKTQKEDMIILNFANGDMVGHTGVFTAIEKAVTCIDGLVKQVVAAARENGYTVLITADHGNADCAVNPDGSPNTQHSLNPVQFIVVDDDVKSVKNGRLCDIAPTILKLMGIQQPKEMTGEALV; this is encoded by the coding sequence ATGAACAAGAAAGTTTTATTGATGATTTTGGACGGCTGGGGCATTGGAGCACATGATAAAACCAATGCAATATATATGGCGGGACAGCCTAATATTGACGCACTTAGGGCAAAGTATCCGCATTCTGAACTACAGGCTTGCGGGGAGGATGTGGGTCTTCCAAAAGGGCAAATGGGAAATTCAGAAGTCGGGCATTTGAATATTGGCGGCGGAAGAGTTGTTTATCAGGATTTGGTAAAAATCAACAAGGTTTGCGAGGCTCATAAGCTATTGGAAAATAAAGAGGTAAAAGGGGTTTATGAATATGCGCAGAAAGGACACGCCTTGCATCTGATGGGACTTGTTTCTACAGGTGGAGTTCACAGTTCTTTAGAGCATTTGTTTGCGTTTTTGGATACGGCAAAAGAGTGCGGTCTGCAAAAAGTTTATGTCCATTGCTTTATGGACGGAAGAGATACCGATCCTCATAGCGGAATAGAATTTATCAACCGGCTGGAGGAACACATGAAGAAATCTTGCGGCCAGATTGCCAGCGTGGTAGGAAGATTTTACGCTATGGACAGAGATAAAAGATGGGGCAGGGTTAAAGAGGCTTATGACTTGTTGGTCAGCGGTAAAGGGGCAAAATTTGCAACTGCTGCAGACGGTATGAATGCATCATATAAAGCAGATGTTACGGATGAGTTTGTAAAACCTATTTCTGTTTGCGGCGGGGAGAGTAGTGCCAATCAGCTTCCCGATGGTACACCGCAAGTGGCTACGATTCAGAAAGATGACGCAATCATTTTCTTTAACTTCAGAAATGACCGCGCGCGTGAATTGACTTATGCATTGACTCAAAAAGATATGCCGGAAGAGGGTATGCATACTATTCCGTTATACTATTGCTGCTTAACTCCTTATGATGATGAATTTAAGGGCGTGCATATTTTGTTTGATAAAGAAAACGTACAAAATACTCTTGGTGAGGTTGTTGCAAATGCGGGTAAAAATCAGCTGAGAATTGCGGAGACGGAGAAATATGCTCACGTTACATTTTTCTTCAGCGGCGGAAGAGAGGAACCGTTTAAAAATGAGGATAGAATCCTTGTTCCTTCTCCTAAAGTTGCAACTTATGATTTGCAGCCGGAGATGAGCGCGCCGATAGTTGCGGAGAAATTAATTGCAGCAATTAAAACGCAAAAAGAGGATATGATAATTCTCAATTTTGCTAACGGAGATATGGTTGGACATACGGGAGTCTTCACTGCCATTGAGAAAGCTGTGACATGCATTGACGGCCTTGTAAAGCAAGTTGTTGCAGCGGCGCGTGAAAATGGCTACACTGTTTTGATTACGGCAGACCACGGCAATGCGGATTGTGCTGTTAATCCCGACGGATCGCCAAATACTCAGCACTCTTTAAATCCTGTTCAGTTCATTGTAGTTGATGATGATGTAAAGAGCGTCAAGAACGGAAGGTTATGTGATATAGCTCCTACTATCTTGAAACTGATGGGGATACAGCAGCCAAAGGAGATGACGGGAGAGGCGCTTGTATAA
- the ftcD gene encoding glutamate formimidoyltransferase — protein sequence MNKIIECVPNFSEGRDKAKIDKIVEPFRGKTNVKLLDYSNDEDHNRMVVTVVGEPEPLKAALLEAIGIAVKLIDLNHHQGQHPRMGAVDVVPFIPIRNSSMEECIALSKEVGAKIAELYKIPVFLYEKSATAPHRENLAAIRKGEFEGMAEKIKLPEWQPDFGPAERHPTAGTVAVGARMPLVAYNINLNTPSLEIAHNIAKKIRFIGGGLRYCKAMGVELKDRGITQVSINMTDFTKTALYRAFEMVRFEARRYGVSIVGSEIIGLVPMEALIDTASYYLGLENFSMQQVLESRIME from the coding sequence ATGAATAAAATAATTGAGTGCGTTCCCAATTTTAGCGAGGGAAGAGACAAGGCAAAAATTGATAAGATTGTAGAACCGTTCCGCGGGAAAACAAACGTTAAACTTTTGGACTATAGCAATGATGAAGACCATAATCGTATGGTTGTCACTGTAGTAGGAGAACCTGAGCCGCTTAAGGCAGCGTTGCTGGAGGCAATTGGAATTGCAGTTAAGCTGATAGATTTGAATCATCATCAGGGTCAGCATCCGCGCATGGGCGCTGTTGACGTTGTACCTTTTATTCCAATCAGAAATAGTTCAATGGAGGAGTGTATTGCTCTTTCAAAAGAGGTTGGGGCAAAGATTGCAGAGCTATATAAAATTCCAGTTTTCTTATATGAGAAATCTGCGACAGCTCCTCATAGAGAGAATCTTGCAGCAATTCGCAAGGGAGAGTTTGAGGGGATGGCCGAGAAAATAAAGTTGCCTGAGTGGCAGCCAGATTTTGGTCCCGCAGAGCGTCATCCAACCGCCGGTACCGTTGCCGTTGGAGCGCGCATGCCTTTAGTTGCTTACAACATAAATCTTAACACTCCAAGTTTGGAGATTGCACATAATATTGCAAAGAAAATTCGCTTCATCGGAGGCGGTTTAAGATATTGCAAAGCAATGGGCGTAGAGCTTAAAGACAGAGGTATTACACAAGTCTCCATCAATATGACAGACTTCACAAAGACAGCACTTTACAGAGCTTTTGAGATGGTACGTTTTGAGGCCCGCCGTTATGGTGTAAGTATTGTCGGGAGTGAGATAATTGGCCTTGTTCCAATGGAGGCTCTTATTGACACAGCTTCTTATTATTTGGGACTGGAGAATTTCTCCATGCAGCAAGTTCTGGAGTCCAGAATAATGGAGTAA
- a CDS encoding prolyl-tRNA synthetase associated domain-containing protein, whose translation MFYVSELKNTPPEKCSTELQKKVYEAFAKLNIPYERVDTDPAISMDLCLLIDEKIGIKIVKTLFLCNRQQTEFYLFATRGDKPFVTKDFSHALGISRVSFAPAEKLLSMMGTVVGATTILSALLDMGPEKKVKIVLDKEVTDSEWYGCSDGTVNGYLKIKLKYILEDFFNYTGHKLLIVNV comes from the coding sequence ATGTTTTACGTTAGCGAATTAAAAAACACTCCGCCGGAAAAATGCTCTACGGAGTTACAAAAGAAAGTTTATGAGGCTTTTGCCAAATTAAACATCCCTTATGAACGAGTAGACACTGACCCGGCAATTTCAATGGATTTGTGCCTTTTGATTGATGAAAAAATAGGCATAAAAATAGTTAAGACGCTTTTTCTCTGCAACAGGCAACAGACTGAATTTTACCTATTTGCAACAAGAGGAGACAAACCGTTTGTCACAAAAGATTTCAGCCATGCGCTTGGCATTTCACGAGTCTCTTTTGCACCTGCAGAGAAGCTCTTGAGCATGATGGGAACCGTGGTAGGCGCCACAACAATTTTAAGCGCGCTGCTAGACATGGGTCCGGAAAAAAAAGTAAAAATTGTCCTGGACAAGGAGGTCACCGATAGTGAATGGTACGGCTGCAGTGACGGCACAGTCAACGGCTATCTCAAAATCAAACTCAAGTATATCCTAGAAGATTTCTTTAATTACACCGGACACAAACTACTGATTGTTAACGTATAA
- the hutI gene encoding imidazolonepropionase: MKGNIVIYNAKIVTPVGKSARRGKEMSQLQIIDNGEVEVKDGIIDYVGVSRNNYRDGFYGGVQYYDAHGKCLLPGFVDSHTHFVFGGERAEEFSWRLKGESYMSIMNRGGGIVSTVKATRALTFESMRSGAAAFLDKMSRMGVTTVEGKSGYGLDKETELRQLRVMRSLDEDEKKRVNVVSTFLGAHALPEEYKGRSKEYIDFLINEMLPLIKKENLAENCDVFCEEGVFSIEESRRLLSAARQLGFKLKIHADEIVSLGGAELAGELHALSADHLLHASDAGIKSMADNNVVATLLPLTAFALKEPYARGREMIDSGCAVALATDLNPGSCFSGSIPLTFDLACIYMKLAIEEAITALTLNGAAAVNRAESIGSIEKGKKGDFVMLYSSDYHVLPYYIGMNCVSAVVKDGVFYSVR; the protein is encoded by the coding sequence ATGAAAGGGAATATTGTCATCTATAATGCAAAAATAGTTACTCCTGTAGGAAAATCAGCGCGCAGGGGAAAGGAGATGTCGCAGCTGCAAATCATTGATAATGGAGAGGTTGAAGTAAAGGACGGAATCATTGATTATGTGGGAGTATCCCGCAATAATTATCGCGACGGATTTTACGGCGGCGTTCAATATTATGATGCGCATGGAAAATGTTTGCTGCCCGGCTTTGTAGATTCCCATACTCATTTTGTTTTTGGAGGAGAGAGAGCTGAGGAATTTTCCTGGCGCCTTAAAGGCGAGAGCTACATGTCCATAATGAATCGTGGAGGCGGCATTGTCAGCACCGTTAAAGCTACTCGCGCATTAACCTTTGAATCAATGCGTTCCGGAGCCGCAGCATTTTTGGACAAGATGAGCCGGATGGGAGTTACAACAGTTGAGGGGAAGAGCGGTTACGGATTGGATAAAGAGACTGAACTAAGACAGCTGAGGGTAATGCGGAGTTTAGATGAAGATGAGAAGAAGAGAGTGAATGTTGTCTCAACTTTTCTGGGAGCTCACGCCTTGCCTGAAGAATATAAAGGGAGGAGCAAAGAGTATATTGATTTCTTAATCAATGAGATGCTGCCTTTAATCAAAAAAGAAAATCTTGCAGAAAACTGCGATGTTTTTTGTGAAGAGGGAGTATTTTCCATAGAGGAATCCAGAAGACTTTTAAGTGCTGCGCGGCAGCTTGGTTTTAAACTGAAAATTCATGCAGATGAAATTGTCTCTCTCGGAGGTGCCGAACTGGCGGGAGAACTGCATGCTCTTTCTGCAGACCATTTGCTTCACGCATCAGACGCCGGCATTAAGTCAATGGCTGATAACAATGTGGTAGCCACGTTATTACCGCTAACCGCATTTGCGTTAAAAGAGCCTTATGCAAGGGGAAGAGAGATGATAGATTCCGGCTGCGCTGTTGCACTCGCGACAGATTTGAATCCCGGAAGTTGTTTCTCCGGTTCTATTCCGCTGACGTTTGACCTTGCGTGCATATATATGAAACTTGCTATAGAAGAAGCAATTACAGCTCTTACTTTAAATGGCGCCGCCGCAGTTAACAGAGCAGAATCTATCGGGAGTATAGAAAAAGGAAAGAAAGGAGATTTTGTGATGCTGTATTCCTCTGATTATCACGTGCTGCCATACTATATCGGAATGAATTGCGTTAGCGCGGTTGTTAAAGATGGAGTCTTTTATTCGGTACGATAA